A genomic region of Microbacterium schleiferi contains the following coding sequences:
- the rpsM gene encoding 30S ribosomal protein S13 gives MARLAGVDIPRDKRVVIALTYIYGIGRTRSHEILAATEINEDIRVKDLSDDQLVALRDHIEGTYKVEGDLRREVAADIRRKVEIGSYEGLRHRRGLPVRGQRTKTNARTRKGPKRTVAGKKKAGKK, from the coding sequence ATGGCACGTCTTGCCGGTGTCGACATCCCGCGCGACAAGCGCGTGGTGATCGCGCTCACCTACATCTACGGCATCGGCCGTACTCGTTCGCACGAGATCCTCGCGGCGACCGAGATCAACGAGGACATCCGCGTGAAGGACCTCAGCGACGACCAGCTCGTCGCCCTCCGCGACCACATCGAAGGCACCTACAAGGTCGAGGGTGACCTCCGCCGTGAGGTTGCCGCCGACATTCGCCGCAAGGTCGAGATCGGCTCCTACGAAGGCCTGCGCCACCGCCGCGGCCTGCCGGTGCGCGGACAGCGCACCAAGACGAACGCGCGTACCCGCAAGGGCCCGAAGCGCACCGTCGCCGGCAAGAAGAAGGCCGGAAAGAAGTAA
- the infA gene encoding translation initiation factor IF-1 — protein sequence MAKKDGVIEIEGTVSEALPNAMFRVELTNGHKVLATISGKMRQNYIRIIPEDRVVVELSPYDLTRGRIVYRYR from the coding sequence ATGGCCAAGAAAGACGGTGTCATCGAGATCGAAGGCACAGTTTCCGAGGCGCTGCCCAACGCGATGTTCCGCGTTGAGTTGACCAACGGACACAAGGTGCTCGCAACGATCTCGGGAAAGATGCGGCAGAACTACATCCGCATCATCCCCGAGGACCGCGTCGTCGTGGAGCTTTCGCCCTACGACCTCACCCGCGGCCGCATCGTCTACCGCTACCGCTAG
- a CDS encoding lamin tail domain-containing protein — protein sequence MRRRLAAALSVILGLSLAVAVPGAANADPIEIPSVVINEVQPDDAVAEDWIELANTGDTDVDISGWTVRDDNPDSSSTLREGLIVPAGGYLVLSNKDHFDFGLGKSGDEVHLSLPDGTVVDEYTFTSQPATSWGRCPDGTGEFGLTAEQTPGAANVCGVDPADALVINEIDSTDADPADWIEIMNTAILDVDASGLILRDSDDTHTFVIPAGTVIPAGGFEAFVVDDKATLGDAAFGLSGDDSARLFAADGTTLIDEYAWSGGHAATSYGRCPDGTGEFELTASVTKGAANDCTPPVGAADIVITEVSSDPNPDWVELYNAGDAAVDISGWKVRDSDLDMEALKPGTVVPAGSYLLLTNGVDFSFGLGKGDQFHLYLADGVTLIDETTWPDEHTTPSWGRCPDESGAFGYTAAPTPGEPNDCPTASPADLVLNEVESSGEGSDWIELYNPTTVDLDATGLVAKDSGEGNTVTLPSGSIVPAGGYRAVDVTGLGGSDSARLFTADGMTLIDETSWTTHADETWGRCPDAVGAFGETDAATPGAANQCPPPAGWDGVVINEVESSGGEPGDWIELYNTGDAAVDLTAWIVKDNQDGRTLAIEPGTTIAAGGFHVVYTDVAGGFGLGNADEARLFLPGGVTLVDSYAYAEHADITHGRCPDGTGEFVDTFGSTPGGANDCSPIRINEVDSKNADPVDWVELVNVGDAPVDVSGYILRDDKDPNGVAIAAGTTMASGEYLTVDVDVDGGFGLGGADQARLFAPTGRHCWEARPGPSTLTRRGRGAPTAWARSRSRRV from the coding sequence ATGCGCCGACGTCTCGCCGCCGCCCTGTCCGTGATCCTCGGTCTCTCGCTCGCTGTCGCCGTTCCCGGGGCTGCGAACGCGGATCCGATCGAGATCCCGTCGGTGGTGATCAATGAGGTCCAGCCGGACGACGCGGTCGCTGAAGACTGGATCGAACTGGCCAACACGGGTGACACGGATGTCGATATCAGCGGCTGGACCGTCAGGGACGATAATCCCGACTCCAGCTCGACCCTGCGCGAGGGCCTCATCGTTCCGGCGGGCGGCTACCTCGTGCTCTCGAACAAGGACCACTTCGACTTCGGCCTCGGCAAGAGTGGCGACGAGGTGCACCTCTCCCTCCCGGACGGAACGGTCGTCGACGAGTACACCTTCACAAGCCAGCCGGCGACAAGCTGGGGGCGCTGCCCGGACGGGACCGGCGAGTTCGGTCTGACAGCGGAGCAGACGCCCGGTGCTGCGAACGTGTGTGGCGTCGACCCGGCGGATGCCCTCGTGATCAACGAGATCGACTCGACGGATGCTGACCCGGCCGACTGGATCGAGATCATGAACACCGCGATCCTCGATGTCGACGCGAGCGGCTTGATCCTGCGCGATAGTGATGACACGCACACCTTTGTGATCCCGGCCGGCACGGTCATTCCGGCGGGCGGGTTCGAGGCTTTCGTCGTCGACGACAAGGCAACGCTCGGGGATGCTGCGTTCGGGCTCAGCGGAGATGACTCGGCCCGTCTGTTCGCCGCCGACGGCACGACACTCATCGATGAGTACGCGTGGAGCGGCGGTCACGCGGCGACGAGCTATGGCCGGTGCCCCGACGGGACGGGGGAGTTCGAGCTGACGGCATCCGTCACCAAGGGCGCGGCCAACGACTGCACACCTCCGGTGGGCGCCGCCGACATCGTCATCACTGAGGTCTCCAGCGACCCCAACCCCGACTGGGTCGAGCTCTACAACGCGGGCGATGCTGCTGTCGACATCTCCGGGTGGAAGGTGCGCGACAGCGACCTTGACATGGAAGCACTGAAGCCTGGCACCGTGGTGCCCGCCGGCAGCTACCTGCTGTTGACCAATGGGGTCGACTTCTCCTTCGGTCTCGGCAAGGGCGATCAGTTCCACCTGTACCTCGCGGACGGCGTGACGCTCATCGACGAGACGACATGGCCAGACGAGCACACCACGCCGTCGTGGGGGCGCTGCCCCGATGAATCCGGAGCCTTCGGGTACACCGCGGCGCCCACTCCCGGCGAGCCGAACGACTGCCCGACCGCATCACCCGCAGACCTCGTGCTCAACGAGGTCGAGTCCAGCGGCGAGGGGTCGGACTGGATCGAGCTCTACAACCCGACCACGGTCGACCTCGACGCGACCGGGCTCGTGGCGAAGGACTCCGGGGAGGGGAACACCGTGACCCTGCCGTCCGGCTCGATCGTGCCGGCCGGCGGATACCGTGCCGTGGATGTCACGGGTCTCGGCGGATCCGACTCGGCGCGCCTGTTCACCGCGGACGGGATGACGCTCATCGACGAGACGAGCTGGACGACCCACGCCGACGAGACCTGGGGACGCTGCCCCGACGCTGTCGGCGCCTTCGGTGAGACCGATGCGGCCACCCCGGGCGCCGCGAACCAGTGCCCGCCGCCTGCCGGCTGGGACGGTGTTGTGATCAACGAGGTCGAGTCCAGTGGCGGCGAGCCGGGCGATTGGATCGAGCTCTACAACACGGGTGACGCTGCCGTTGACCTGACGGCGTGGATCGTCAAGGACAACCAGGATGGACGTACCCTTGCGATCGAGCCGGGGACGACGATCGCGGCGGGCGGCTTCCACGTCGTCTACACCGATGTCGCCGGCGGCTTCGGACTCGGCAACGCCGATGAGGCGCGGCTGTTCCTTCCGGGCGGTGTGACGCTCGTCGACAGCTACGCGTACGCGGAACACGCTGACATCACCCATGGGCGCTGCCCCGACGGCACGGGCGAGTTCGTCGACACCTTCGGCTCAACGCCCGGTGGCGCGAACGACTGCTCTCCGATCCGCATCAACGAGGTCGACTCGAAGAACGCAGATCCGGTCGACTGGGTCGAGCTGGTCAACGTCGGCGATGCTCCCGTCGACGTCTCGGGCTACATCCTGCGCGATGACAAGGACCCGAACGGGGTAGCGATCGCCGCGGGGACCACGATGGCGTCCGGTGAGTACCTGACCGTCGACGTGGATGTGGACGGCGGTTTCGGCCTGGGCGGGGCCGACCAGGCCCGCCTGTTCGCCCCGACGGGACGACACTGCTGGGAAGCACGACCTGGACCGAGCACGCTGACACGTCGTGGGCGCGGTGCCCCGACCGCGTGGGCGCGTTCGAGGTCTCGCAGAGTGTGA
- a CDS encoding 5'-nucleotidase C-terminal domain-containing protein, translated as MGAFEVSQSVTKGEANDCVGIVPVSPWPGNAGVTAVSAPNAFGKDMSGLAYEATGVGRGTLWAVNNGSGALYQLLWNAEAGQWLPASDDDWSAGKTLRYPGGGGAVDAEGVGLVGGSSANGVYVSTERDNAASSVSRPSVLLFDVSASGTELTASAEWNLVDILPTLSANGGLEGIAWIPDADLTARGFLDENTRAAYDPARYAGHGDGLFFVGVEGTARIYAVALQEGGAASLVATIDPKLALVAEVAYDAASGLLYAVCDEACDGEIHAMAIAQSGPFAGTFQNVASYANPAGMDDGIANEGFAIGTCSNGVAPTFYADDNETGGISLREGLIYCGAYHGGDDTLINLLNINDFHGRIDGNTVTFAGTIEQLRAAFGEQNTLFLSAGDNIGASLFASAYVGDKPTIDVLGALDLAASAVGNHEFDKGLTDLLERVVPASAFPILGANVYEKGTQTPVLPEYATFEVDGLTVAVIGAVTEETPSLVSPGGIETIDFGDPVDVVNRVAGQLTDGDEGNGEADVIIAEYHEGSVDGVKEGASIEEEIAAGGAFARIVTETSAAVDAIFTGHTHKEYAWDGPIPGEDGTRPVLQTGSYGENIGQVRLWVDPLTGDVTAYDVRNVARTSTDDGVLAAAFPRVAEVKTIVDAALADAAEVGSQEIGSVSADITTAFAGGSYVDGVYVPKLKDGAPDGRDNRAAQSTLGNLVADSLVASLSDPLRGGAEIGLVNPGGLRNELYYGEDGLITYAEANAVLPFVNNLWTTTVTGAQFKAVLEQQWQPEGASRPYLQLGVSENVFYTYDASRAKGDRITGIWIDGQPIVMDAEYRVGSFNFLLQGGDNFTVLAEGTDTRDSGLIDRDAWIAYLDKNKPVTPDFASRSAQITGVPASIAQGQTLSVTVSGVNLTSLGAPQNTTALVSLTGSDEVFDPIAVVDGIAQIDVIVPADAPVNTELVVNIEPSGTVVRSPLTVTGTLEPTDPGAGGGSNPPAEGDLTPQTEGAITPQGGTTVEQGQTVTITVGTQYAGQTVEGWLFSTPTYLGSAVVSAAGTASFTIPADMPVGTHRLVVTDSTGAVIGWVYVQVEALAATGGTAESLNLLPWAAGALLLGGLALVVIRRRGTRTQP; from the coding sequence GTGGGCGCGTTCGAGGTCTCGCAGAGTGTGACCAAGGGCGAGGCGAACGACTGCGTCGGAATCGTCCCGGTCAGCCCCTGGCCCGGAAACGCGGGTGTTACGGCCGTCTCGGCGCCGAACGCCTTCGGAAAGGACATGAGCGGCCTCGCCTATGAGGCGACAGGTGTCGGGCGCGGCACGCTCTGGGCTGTCAACAACGGCTCGGGAGCCCTCTACCAGCTGCTGTGGAATGCCGAGGCCGGGCAGTGGCTCCCGGCATCCGACGACGACTGGAGCGCGGGCAAGACGCTGCGCTACCCCGGCGGTGGCGGCGCGGTGGATGCCGAGGGCGTGGGCCTGGTCGGGGGAAGCTCCGCGAACGGCGTCTACGTTTCGACCGAGCGCGACAACGCCGCGAGCTCTGTCAGCCGTCCGTCCGTGCTGCTGTTCGACGTGTCGGCTTCCGGCACCGAACTCACGGCGAGTGCCGAGTGGAACCTTGTCGACATCCTCCCGACGCTGTCGGCCAACGGCGGACTTGAGGGAATCGCCTGGATCCCTGATGCTGACCTGACGGCGCGCGGCTTCCTGGACGAGAACACGCGCGCGGCCTACGACCCGGCGCGCTATGCCGGGCACGGTGACGGCCTGTTCTTCGTCGGTGTCGAGGGCACGGCGCGCATTTATGCGGTCGCGCTGCAGGAGGGCGGGGCTGCAAGCCTCGTCGCCACGATCGACCCCAAGCTCGCTCTGGTCGCCGAGGTCGCCTATGACGCGGCATCCGGTCTGCTCTACGCGGTCTGCGACGAAGCCTGTGACGGCGAGATCCACGCGATGGCGATCGCGCAGAGCGGGCCGTTCGCGGGAACCTTCCAGAACGTCGCTTCGTACGCGAACCCCGCCGGGATGGATGACGGCATCGCGAACGAGGGCTTCGCGATCGGCACCTGCTCGAACGGTGTCGCCCCCACGTTCTACGCTGACGACAACGAAACCGGCGGCATCTCGTTGCGCGAGGGGCTGATCTACTGCGGCGCCTATCACGGCGGCGACGACACCCTCATCAACCTGCTGAACATCAACGACTTCCACGGCCGGATCGACGGCAACACGGTGACGTTCGCGGGCACGATCGAGCAGCTGCGCGCGGCATTCGGCGAGCAGAACACGCTCTTCCTCTCGGCCGGTGACAACATCGGTGCCTCGCTGTTCGCCTCGGCGTACGTCGGCGACAAGCCGACGATCGATGTGCTGGGCGCGTTGGACCTGGCAGCATCAGCTGTCGGCAACCATGAGTTCGACAAGGGCCTGACCGACCTCCTCGAGCGGGTGGTCCCGGCATCCGCGTTCCCGATTCTGGGCGCGAATGTGTACGAGAAGGGCACGCAGACGCCGGTGCTTCCGGAGTACGCAACCTTCGAGGTCGACGGGCTCACGGTCGCGGTGATCGGCGCGGTGACCGAGGAGACCCCGTCGCTGGTGTCTCCCGGTGGTATCGAGACGATCGACTTCGGTGACCCGGTGGATGTCGTGAACCGCGTCGCGGGCCAGCTCACCGACGGCGACGAGGGCAACGGCGAGGCCGACGTCATCATCGCCGAGTATCACGAGGGGTCGGTCGACGGCGTGAAGGAGGGCGCATCGATCGAGGAGGAGATCGCCGCGGGTGGTGCGTTCGCGAGGATCGTGACCGAGACGTCCGCGGCCGTGGACGCGATCTTCACCGGGCACACGCACAAGGAGTACGCGTGGGATGGCCCCATCCCCGGCGAGGACGGCACCCGTCCGGTGCTGCAGACCGGCTCGTACGGCGAGAACATCGGGCAGGTTCGCCTGTGGGTGGACCCGCTGACCGGCGACGTCACGGCATACGACGTGCGCAACGTCGCCCGCACCAGCACGGATGACGGGGTGCTTGCCGCCGCCTTCCCCCGCGTCGCCGAGGTGAAGACGATTGTGGATGCCGCGTTGGCAGATGCGGCTGAGGTCGGTTCTCAGGAGATCGGGTCGGTGAGTGCTGACATCACGACCGCGTTCGCTGGCGGGTCGTACGTGGATGGTGTGTACGTGCCCAAGCTCAAGGACGGTGCTCCGGATGGTCGGGACAACCGTGCGGCGCAGTCCACTCTGGGCAACCTCGTCGCCGATTCGCTCGTCGCGTCTCTGTCGGACCCGCTGCGTGGCGGGGCAGAGATCGGTCTGGTCAACCCGGGTGGGTTGCGAAACGAGCTCTACTACGGCGAGGACGGGCTGATCACGTACGCGGAGGCCAACGCGGTGTTGCCGTTCGTGAACAACCTGTGGACCACGACGGTGACGGGCGCGCAGTTCAAGGCGGTGCTGGAGCAGCAGTGGCAGCCGGAGGGCGCCTCACGTCCGTACCTGCAGTTGGGGGTGTCGGAGAACGTGTTCTACACGTACGACGCGTCCCGGGCGAAGGGGGATCGGATCACGGGGATCTGGATCGACGGGCAGCCGATCGTGATGGATGCCGAGTATCGGGTGGGGTCGTTCAACTTCCTGCTCCAGGGCGGCGATAACTTCACGGTGTTGGCCGAAGGAACTGACACCCGGGACTCGGGCCTGATCGACCGTGACGCGTGGATCGCGTATCTCGACAAGAACAAGCCGGTGACGCCTGACTTCGCCTCCCGCAGCGCCCAGATCACGGGTGTTCCCGCGTCGATCGCGCAGGGCCAGACTCTCTCGGTCACGGTGTCGGGCGTGAACCTGACATCGCTCGGGGCACCGCAGAACACGACAGCGTTGGTCTCGCTGACCGGCAGTGACGAGGTCTTCGACCCGATCGCCGTGGTCGACGGTATCGCGCAGATCGACGTGATCGTCCCTGCGGATGCTCCCGTCAACACCGAGCTCGTCGTCAACATCGAGCCCAGCGGCACGGTTGTGCGCTCGCCGCTCACCGTGACCGGCACGCTCGAGCCAACTGATCCCGGTGCGGGTGGCGGCTCGAACCCGCCGGCGGAGGGCGACCTGACCCCGCAGACGGAGGGCGCGATCACGCCGCAGGGCGGGACGACGGTCGAGCAGGGTCAGACTGTCACGATCACTGTCGGTACCCAGTACGCCGGGCAGACGGTGGAGGGCTGGTTGTTCTCGACACCGACCTACCTGGGGTCGGCTGTGGTGAGCGCTGCCGGGACGGCATCCTTCACGATCCCTGCGGACATGCCGGTCGGGACGCACCGCCTGGTCGTCACGGATTCGACCGGGGCGGTCATCGGGTGGGTGTACGTCCAGGTCGAGGCGCTGGCCGCAACCGGCGGAACTGCTGAGTCGCTGAACCTCCTGCCGTGGGCAGCCGGGGCGCTGCTGCTCGGCGGACTCGCGCTGGTCGTCATCCGTCGCCGAGGAACCCGCACCCAGCCCTGA
- a CDS encoding DNA-directed RNA polymerase subunit alpha — MLIAQRPTLTEEKIGEFRSRFVIEPLEPGFGYTIGNALRRSLLSSIPGAAVTSIRIDGVLHEFSTIPGVKEDVTEIILNIKQLVVSSERDEPITAYLRKTGAGEVTAADISAPAGVEVHNPELVIATLNETAKFELELTIERGRGYVSATQNRNEYAESGQIPIDSIYSPVLKVSYRVDATRAGERTDFDKLILDVESKPSIAPRDAVASAGRTLTELFGLARELNVEAEGIEIGPAPVETVMSNELSMPIEDLDLSVRSYNCLKREGINTVSELVALSETQLMNIRNFGQKSVDEVRDKLISLGLSLKDSVPGFDGAHFYGGYDDETV, encoded by the coding sequence GTGCTCATCGCACAGCGTCCCACTCTGACCGAGGAGAAGATCGGGGAGTTCCGCAGCCGTTTCGTCATCGAGCCGCTTGAGCCCGGCTTCGGTTACACGATCGGTAACGCGCTGCGTCGCAGCCTCCTGTCGTCGATCCCCGGCGCCGCCGTCACCAGCATCCGCATCGACGGCGTGCTGCACGAGTTCAGCACCATTCCGGGTGTGAAGGAGGATGTCACCGAGATCATCCTCAACATCAAGCAGCTGGTCGTCTCCAGCGAGCGCGACGAGCCCATCACCGCGTACCTGCGCAAGACCGGCGCCGGTGAGGTCACCGCCGCCGACATCTCCGCTCCCGCCGGTGTCGAGGTGCACAACCCCGAGCTCGTCATCGCGACCCTCAACGAGACCGCGAAGTTCGAGCTCGAACTCACGATCGAGCGCGGTCGCGGCTACGTGTCGGCCACGCAGAACCGCAACGAGTACGCCGAGAGCGGTCAGATCCCGATCGACTCGATCTACTCGCCGGTGCTCAAGGTCAGCTACCGCGTCGACGCGACGCGTGCCGGTGAGCGCACCGACTTCGACAAGCTCATCCTGGACGTCGAGTCCAAGCCCTCGATCGCCCCGCGCGACGCCGTCGCTTCGGCCGGTCGTACGCTGACCGAGCTGTTCGGCCTCGCCCGCGAGCTGAACGTCGAGGCCGAGGGTATCGAGATCGGCCCCGCGCCGGTCGAGACGGTCATGTCGAACGAGCTGTCGATGCCGATCGAAGACCTCGACCTGTCGGTCCGGTCCTACAACTGCCTCAAGCGCGAGGGCATCAACACTGTCTCGGAGCTGGTTGCCCTGTCGGAGACGCAGCTCATGAACATCCGCAACTTCGGCCAGAAGTCGGTCGATGAGGTTCGCGACAAGCTCATCTCGCTCGGGCTGAGCCTGAAGGACTCGGTTCCCGGGTTCGACGGCGCGCACTTCTACGGCGGCTACGACGACGAGACCGTCTGA
- the rpmJ gene encoding 50S ribosomal protein L36, with product MKVNPSVKPICDHCKVIRRHGNVMVICKSNPRHKQRQG from the coding sequence ATGAAGGTCAACCCCAGCGTCAAGCCCATCTGCGACCACTGCAAGGTCATCCGCCGCCACGGCAACGTGATGGTCATCTGCAAGTCCAACCCGCGCCACAAGCAGCGCCAGGGCTAA